DNA sequence from the Lycium barbarum isolate Lr01 chromosome 5, ASM1917538v2, whole genome shotgun sequence genome:
TCAGTGGAGCTGCATAGTGATGATGTAGGGGTCAGAATGTCTCATGATCAGGAGCACAGTCATGATATTCCATTTTCGTCAAATCCAGTCAGTGGTGAAAATGTATGGGTTGAAGATAAGAACACAGTTACAGAAAGGGCAATTGTTTTCAAGTAAAGATCATATAAAAGGGGCTGTGAAGTTTACAGTTGTGGAGTCGCAAAAGAGATATAGGTCAGTTAGATGCAGGTATGGGCCATCAGGTTTTTCGTGGCAACTTCGGGGTAGATGGGTTTCCGGTAATCACTGGAAGATCGGTAAGTATTATGGTTGGCAAACTTGCCAAAACGAAACGACTAATTCTGATCATTGCAACCTGGATATTAATCTGATCTCATCTTTTCTTGTGAGTTTTCTGAAAGAAAAACCAGATAATACAATAAGTAGTGTTATCGATCTTGTGAGACAGAAGTTTGAACATGTTATTTCATACAGAAAGGCTTGCCTTGCTCTAAAACATGCACTTCAAATGATTCAGGTAACTTCTTGTTAATCCTTTGCCATGAGCTACCTAGCTAAATGACTGCCATAGAACAATTTAATCTAGGGACTGTTGTTAAGTGATTACATGAATAATACAGTTGGTACAAGTTCGGTGAAGATTTTCAAGTATGTCTTTTTGTAGCTTTTATGGCATTGATGGATTTAACAAGTTTCTTCTGGATATTTTGGTTGATAGTATTCACGTGAATGGGAAGTATGAGACAAGGTTGCTTATTGAAATATGAGTACAACATGGACATTCATTTGCAGTAGAATTTGTTGTATATTGTTGAAATCGGGACAGCTTAAATTTTATTATTGCAAAGTAAGGACCCAATCTTGCAAATCTTTTACCTAAACTTCTTCTTTTACTCACATTTGAGCACCTCTCTTGTTGCAAATCTCTTACTTTTGCTATTGCTCGCTTGAGCACGCATACAACTCAAATGACAGCCTCTATTTGTAGGTCGTAATGGAAGGATTTAGTGAAGGATGGTTACTACTCTCTTACAGAATATTACCAACTATCTACTTCTAGAATTACACTTCAACCCTTTAGAATTCCTTGGACATTCTAGATTTTCCATTATCTTGAAAATTTAAGTGGTGATGACTTTTTAACACTCTCCTCAGCACCAACTTAATCTATTCTTTGCAGCCATTTCAAGCAATTCCCAAAATTTTGCAAACTTCATGAGACAGAAGGTTAAGTTCCTAATGAGTTCTCGCAGCATAGAAGTTTGTCGGAAAGTCAAAGGCAATAGCAAAATGTGTAAGGGAACAATCAATAGGTGATAGACAAACAGAGTAATCATAGATCAAACTATTGTGCCCGTGTGGAGGTCATCTAGTTACAAACAAAAGCTTCAAATACACAGTTCTTAAGAACAGAAACAACTAAAATGACAGTTTTTGCCTTTATTAAGTCCAAGAGGCCCTTCTCCGGACCCatacatagcgggagcttagtacaACGAACCGCCATTTACTTTGGCAGTCCCGTTTCAGGGTTGAGGAGAGCTTCGCTTTCATCGGTAAGAAAAATGGGACCTTTTCCAGGTCTTGTGCAGATAAAGTAGCTTATTTCACCCTTATATTTATGATTTGAGACATTGTCTTCTGGGGATGGAGGTAATGATTCCACGTGCTTTATATCCAGAATCCCAGCATCTTTTAGGATAGAGTTATCACCGATGACGTAGCTGGAGACAAAAAACAAAATCTTGAGACATAATGTAATTAACAGCTTAAACCTACAAATGAGACGGTCACACGATTTAACATGATATCAGAGCAATCCGGGGTTCAAATCTCTCCGTCACTAGGGAAAAATATTTTCACGTGTTTGGCCCAAGAAAAAAGAATCAGACCTACATGTGAGTGGGCTTGTGCCTGTCTAGATCAGTATCTGAATTTGGTGGGAAGTGGAAGAGGAGCCTTTGAAGCAGAAGTGCAGCAGCCTCTCGGTTACGTGCAAATAGAGCAACATTTGGCCCAGCATCGCAGGTATAAGCTACCTGCCAATGTATTTATTCTTGGTAAATATGTAAATGCATTTCTTTGTAGTTATATTAGACAGTTAGAACCACTTGGAAGTTAAAACTATAGTGGAAATAGTTCCCTCAAATGCAAAATGTGGCCAAAATATTAGTCAATTTCAATGCTATATGAGCCAACACTCAATTGTCAAATAAAGTTGAGGAGGTCACTTCAAACACTGTCATGATATTTGTATGCCACGACACTACTCAAAAGCACTAATCTCACAACTAACTAAAATCCAGGGAGAAACTCAGGTTGGACTAGTTTCTGTTGTAGTGACTATTAGAGTACTCTATATTTTACCTATCAAACAACAAAATACTTCAAAAGCTTTCTTTGGAATCGATTTTCATATtctgttatattatatgttctctataagATCATTTTGCTATAGCAGTCATCCTTGATAACAACATTTCAATATAACACCCATCCTCTATAATATCATTTTGTTATAGCAGTCATCCTCTATAACAAGATTTCACTATAACAATCAAGTTTTCTTTGGAATGGACTTTCATGTCTAAACATAGTATATGTTTTCTATAAGATCATTTCGCTATAGCAGTCATCCTCTATGCAACATTTCGCCATAACAACCATCCTCTATAACATCATTTTGTTATAGCAGCcatcctctataacaacattttagtATAACAATagtcatcctctataataacatttcactataacagcTAATTTTTCTTTGGAACTGATTTTCATGTTATGTCACGTCATATTATCCCTGTACAACATTTCGTGATAGCAGCCAAAAGCTATCCAGACAAATGACACCATCATAGAGAGGTTCGACTGTATTATAAAGCGGAAGAGCTAAATCGTGCAATTATGCACTAGGGAAAGACATGGTCAAGAGAAAAACCTGTGGGGTTCCTGCTGCGCGATTCAAGTTCTCAGCACAGCCAATTATGCTGAAAGTTAAAGCATACTCGATGCTTAATTTTTCTATTTCCGCATAAGACACGCAAGAAAAGGACAAGTTCACAGCTTCTAGTCAATTCAGCTGAGACAACCTTGAGTTTGTAACATAAAGTTACAAGACAACTTGCCTGTGAGATGGATCATTCATGTAAAATAGAGGAGGACTGGTATCTAAGCACACTGCATGAAACTGATTATTCTCTGCACAAGTCAAACGAGCGAAAGTTGGAAAATCACAATTCTGTATGGCTTTTTTCATTTCAATTATGCGTTTTGGGACTACCTCCTGTAAAATTTAATACAAGAACCAAAAAAGAATCATAATTCTGATACAGCTTCGACTAATTGAACAGAAATTGGATTCCAAGGACTATCAGAATCCAATAATGATTAGGCGCTACTTATTTCCTTCTGTCGTGAACTCACCTGAAAGACGGGCAGATATAGTAGTATAGGTGTGAGTTCATTTGAACACATAACTTTTAGCCTAGACCTAGATTTATTTGCATAAAAATCGTTGAAATTGCTGAAGATATTGAACTATGAACCAGAACTCAAACAAGGTGATGAGTTCAGTGGTTAGAACCCAACCTCTCAATCCATAGAACTACAATCCTGAATATAATCCATACCACTGTAATGATGATAACAAGATCATTCCAGTACTTCTCATCTATGAGTTGAACAGCGAAGCTATCGCTTCCATCTTTCTCCTTCATACATCCAAGGCAAAGGGATTAGAACAAATATTAATTAAGAAGATACACATATTTGTTTAGAGAAGCTATGAAACAAACTTAATTATGAATCAAACCCACTTTTCCAAAGAGCCACTTAACAAATCCTCCATATAAGCTTCGGCAAGCGCTTCCAGAGCCTTGCCTGTATGTGTGTAATTATACGGACGCGAAGTTCTGAATTCTATAAAACGCAACTTACTGGATTGCTGATATAATAtgctatcggaaatgactcatttacaACACTCGATAATAGTTGGGCTCATTTGTGCAATCACTATCACCAAAGTTGCTCATCTATGCCACTTACCGTTAACAACTCAAATGGCTGGTTTTAAAATACCAGATTTTACACgtgacctccaattagaggtccacgTCGCCAACTTAAACCAGCCCAATTTAAATCACAAATTAAATTAAAACCTGACCCACCCAGAACCCTTTTAACCCAACCTGATTTCAATATATCTTGTATTATATTAATTTTCTTAGTTTTGTCAGTTTTTCACTCTCTGTTTATCCGCTGCTCATATCAAGAACTTGTGTTGTTTCTTCTCCTGATAACTCCTCCTCCTCTTTTGTTTAACTAATTTTTTCAAAAGCTTCTGTTGGTTGATGTTCATAACTTGCCGCTGTTTctaattcctttctttcttaagtcATTCTTTAGTTGAGGTTTTGAGGATTTGTGGGGTTATGTCTTGTTCTGGTCGTATAATACGGATGAGGAAAATAAGAATAGCGACTTGGGTTAAAAGGGTTCTAGGTGGACCGACTTTTAATTTAATTTGAGTTATTAACAGTAAGTGGCATAGATGAGCCATTTCGGTGACGGTAATGACATATATGAGCCCAACTATTAATGAATGACATAAATGAACTATTTCCAATAGTTCGATAGTATATTTAAGCTTTTTCCCTATATTATTTATACAGATCAATTAGATTTTTTAAACACAAATACGAAGTTGGAGCCTTAGCTATTGGATTCTGCTGACCCGTAGGTGAAGCTATAGCTCCGCCCCTGAGTAAACACAGTTATCAGTTTGCTACTGAATATGCAGTTAACATGCCTGAAAATATATGTTGTTCGGACTCTTTAAAAATATTGCCGGGTGTGAGTCCACTCTTCCAAAAAATAAGCATGTTCGATATGTTGAAAATCGTTGGGCACAACTtgaattatactccctccgtttcaatttatgttaaCCTATTTCCTCATTAGTGCTTGCCAAAAAGAATGAaccctttctatatttggaataTTTTACCTTTATGCAATCAATTATAGTCACACATAATATATGTGATCCATTTAACACCATAATTTTAGAAGTcctctcttctttcttaaacGCTGTGCCCaatcaaataggttca
Encoded proteins:
- the LOC132639307 gene encoding diphosphomevalonate decarboxylase 2-like, which codes for MAQKWVLTVTAQTPTNMSVIKYWGKRDEKLILAMNESISVTFDPAHLSTITTVAVSPAFDQDRMWLNGKEASLSGSRYQNCLREIRARANDFEDEKKGIKITKKDWENLHVHIASNNNFPSDAGVASSASGLACLVFALAKLMNVQQENGELSAIARQGSGSACRSLYGGFVKWLFGKEKDGSDSFAVQLIDEKYWNDLVIIITVVWIIFRIVVLWIERLVLQEVVPKRIIEMKKAIQNCDFPTFARLTCAENNQFHAVCLDTSPPLFYMNDPSHSIIGCAENLNRAAGTPQVAYTCDAGPNVALFARNREAAALLLQRLLFHFPPNSDTDLDSYVIGDNSILKDAGILDIKHVESLPPSPEDNVSNHKYKGEISYFICTRPGKGPIFLTDESEALLNPETGLPK